The Bombus pascuorum chromosome 11, iyBomPasc1.1, whole genome shotgun sequence genome has a window encoding:
- the LOC132911786 gene encoding NHL repeat-containing protein 2: protein MEENMNVQDTVEELIEIGMEIAKSQSLELSINRKEELVLQHIKAFSMKEARITDFQPGLEWFNVAEGLSIYQHLKGKIVILDFFTYCCINCMHVLSDLEVLEKLFSIQDGLVIVGVHSAKFSNEKDSRKLLSAVQRYNIKHPVVNDTRMSMWRYLGIVCWPTLIMLGPTGELLAVFVGEGHRDELIIHVGVALTYFRSLNKIHTNDIPLQLAQHLLPLGNGNILFPSKLEIFQNEQGESLVVADTGHNRILVMDTTGNVQHIIGGPNPDFKDGNFETAKFNAPQGVSMLGSLIYVADTKNHAIRMIDLIRKIVITIAGTGVKGHDYVGGKIGKDQVLASPWDLAVYKHEHGNNITHVLLIAMAGNHQIWALFLEDTIWWKNKKYKEGTCLAIVGSGTEENRNNTYPYSAGLAQPSGLTIAEELKIAVFADSESSTIRSINLQNGQVVAICGGSRNPLDLHDYGDLDGVNYAVKLQHPLGIAWHPKEKVIYITDTYNHKIKIINVITKQCKTIYGGGIPHDNFLFDEPSGIAISPEKGLLYVADTNNHAVKIIETRKGSIATIPINIPIIEDDNYKNVHFFDTTISETGGKLNVLFSINFSDRDLKLNSDAPQKWSLNLTTSNSGWIAMENSGELSSPISVRFLEGHGTHEVRVNLDIVACKTTECISKKLLVVYRVHQVSDASTIVTEKRKVIVK, encoded by the exons GTATTACAGCATATCAAAGCGTTTTCAATGAAGGAAGCGCGGATCACCGATTTTCAACCAG GTTTGGAATGGTTCAATGTCGCAGAAGGATTATCTATATATCAACATCTTAAAGGAAAAATAGTTATTTTGGATTTCTTTACATATTGTTGCATCAATTGTATGCACGTTTTATCAGATTTAGAGGTTCTTGAGAAACTGTTTTCAATTCAGGATGGCCTTGTTATt GTTGGAGTACACAgtgcaaaattttcaaacgaaaaagATTCAAGAAAATTATTGTCAGCAGTACAGaggtataatataaaacatccaGTTGTAAATGACACTAGAATGTCAATGTGGCGTTACTTAGGAATCGTATGTTGGCCAACATTAATAATGTTAG GTCCTACTGGTGAATTACTTGCAGTTTTTGTAGGAGAAGGACACAGAGACGAATTGATAATACATGTAGGCGTAGCGTTAACTTATTTTAgatcattaaataaaattcatacaaaTGATATTCCTCTGCAATTGGCACAACATTTATTGCCTCTTGGAAATGGAAACATTTTGTTTCCAAGTAAGTTGGAAATCTTTCAAAATGAGCAAGGAGAAAGTTTGGTTGTTGCTGATACAGGCCACAACAGAATTTTAGTAATGGATACTACAGGAAATGTGCAACACATTATTGGTGGTCCTAATCCGGATTTCAAAGatggaaattttgaaactgCAAAGTTTAATGCACCTCAGGGAGTTTCTATGTTAGGCAGTTTGATTTACGTAGCCGACACTAAAAATCACGCAATTAGGATG atagaCCTGATAAGAAAAATAGTGATTACTATTGCTGGTACCGGTGTTAAAGGTCACGATTATGTCGGAGGTAAAATCGGTAAAGATCAAGTTTTAGCTTCACCATGGGATTTGGCTGTTTATAAACACGAGCATGGTAACAATATCACACACGTATTGTTAATTGCAATGGCTGGTAATCATCAGATTTGGGCACTCTTCTTGGAAGATACCATTTGGTGGAAAAATAA AAAATACAAAGAGGGTACTTGTTTGGCGATAGTAGGAAGTGGCACGGAGGAAAATCGCAACAATACGTATCCTTACTCGGCTGGTTTAGCGCAACCATCTGGTTTAACTATTGCCGAAGAACTAAAGATTGCCGTTTTTGCCGATAGTGAAAGCAGTACTATTAGGAgcataaatttacaaaatggaCAAGTTGTCGCCATTTGTGGTGGAAGTAGAAATCCATTG GATCTGCATGATTATGGAGACTTAGACGGTGTAAACTATGCGGTAAAGCTTCAACATCCTTTGGGTATAGCATGGCATCCGaaagaaaaagttatttatataacagACACTTACAATCATAAAATCAAGATAATCAATGTAATCACTAAGCAATGTAAAACCATATATGGTGGTGGAATACCACATGACAACTTTTTA ttcGATGAACCTAGCGGTATTGCTATAAGTCCAGAAAAAGGTCTCTTATACGTAGCTGACACTAATAATCACGCTgtgaaaataatcgaaacgAGAAAGGGAAGCATTGCTACG ATACCGATAAATATCCCAATAATCGAAGATGATAATTACAAGAATGTTCATTTCTTCGATACTACTATCAGCGAAACAGGCGGTAAATTAAACGTCTTATtcagtattaatttttccgaTCGTGATTTAAAGTTAAATTCGGATGCACCACAGAAGTGGTCTTTAAATTTGACAACGAGTAATTCTGGATGGATAGCTATGGAAAATTCTGGAGAACTTTCAAGTCCAATATCTGTAAGATTTTTAGAAGGACATGGAACACACGAGGTGCGTGTAAATTTGGATATAGTTGCCTGTAAAACTACCGAGTGTATATCAAAAAAATTGTTAGTAGTGTACCGTGTACATCAAGTATCAGATGCTTCCACTATTgtaacagaaaaaagaaaggttattgttaaatag
- the LOC132911790 gene encoding MORN repeat-containing protein 5-like isoform X2 produces MNRIYLLVIDATFEGEFRDGTFHGHGSLYFPRLQRIDGIWSQGECKDKRYTFNDGLIFRSHNWEYCRFPDRRYQTCIKYGLRPGGATLRTNDRNEFLIPPTCYDAGIGIFNPCKYHIVSHQDSKKVLEIPNTKFTRWIQKNCQKAWSEPTENRKDLYENWFPDKFDTKFLSTLLPFSNESFEPWWKSLSHNKKCW; encoded by the exons ATGAACCGAATCTATTTGCTCGTAATAGATGCCACCTTTGAAGGAGAGTTTCGCGATGGTACATTTCATGGACATGGTAGCTTATATTTTCCTCGCCTACAGAGAATAGATGGAATTTGGTCGCAAGGCGAATGTAAGGACAAACGATATACCTTTAACGATGGATTAATTTTTCGTAGCCATAACTGGGAGTACTGCAGATTCCCTGACAGACG ATATCAAACGTGCATTAAATACGGATTGAGACCTGGTGGAGCAAcattacgtacaaacgatcgaaacgaatttcttATTCCCCCTACATGCTACGATGCTGgcattggaatttttaatccATGTAAATATCATATTGTATCCCACCAAGACTCGAAGAAG GTACTTGAAATACCAAATACCAAATTCACTCGCTGGATACAGAAGAACTGTCAGAAGGCGTGGTCTGAGCCAACCGAAAATCGAAAAGATCTTTACGAAAATTGGTTCCCCGACAAATTTGACACGAAGTTTCTTTCAACATTATTACCATTTTCGAATGAGTCTTTCGAACCTTGGTGGAAAAG
- the LOC132911790 gene encoding MORN repeat-containing protein 5-like isoform X1 → MNRIYLLVIDATFEGEFRDGTFHGHGSLYFPRLQRIDGIWSQGECKDKRYTFNDGLIFRSHNWEYCRFPDRRYQTCIKYGLRPGGATLRTNDRNEFLIPPTCYDAGIGIFNPCKYHIVSHQDSKKVLEIPNTKFTRWIQKNCQKAWSEPTENRKDLYENWFPDKFDTKFLSTLLPFSNESFEPWWKRLTTFRSDCKEKILTNEKNEHFQNLIKSLVEFH, encoded by the exons ATGAACCGAATCTATTTGCTCGTAATAGATGCCACCTTTGAAGGAGAGTTTCGCGATGGTACATTTCATGGACATGGTAGCTTATATTTTCCTCGCCTACAGAGAATAGATGGAATTTGGTCGCAAGGCGAATGTAAGGACAAACGATATACCTTTAACGATGGATTAATTTTTCGTAGCCATAACTGGGAGTACTGCAGATTCCCTGACAGACG ATATCAAACGTGCATTAAATACGGATTGAGACCTGGTGGAGCAAcattacgtacaaacgatcgaaacgaatttcttATTCCCCCTACATGCTACGATGCTGgcattggaatttttaatccATGTAAATATCATATTGTATCCCACCAAGACTCGAAGAAG GTACTTGAAATACCAAATACCAAATTCACTCGCTGGATACAGAAGAACTGTCAGAAGGCGTGGTCTGAGCCAACCGAAAATCGAAAAGATCTTTACGAAAATTGGTTCCCCGACAAATTTGACACGAAGTTTCTTTCAACATTATTACCATTTTCGAATGAGTCTTTCGAACCTTGGTGGAAAAG ATTGACCACCTTTCGTTCAGATTGCAAAGAGAAGATTCTAactaatgaaaaaaatgaacaTTTCCAAAATCTTATTAAGAGTCTCGTTGAATTTCATTGA